One window of the Lytechinus variegatus isolate NC3 chromosome 3, Lvar_3.0, whole genome shotgun sequence genome contains the following:
- the LOC121411484 gene encoding acid-sensing ion channel 1A-like yields the protein MGCRPGRCHLRRWAADTSDLHGLKHIAGSGNTFRRLIWLCLFLTALGFCIFECYLVIKGYISFNHVTQVDVYYTTEVEFPAITVCNINKYRESALTEEDIKNVGVHLGIVDEDYNLLLPDLYTDEFKDFINSVNWTTVEEDPDYNMTEFTIRTGHQQEDMIVSCLWKEEPCEETDLQHSLTHLGNCYSFNIQGENSNEVDWKHSYSAGSANGLQLILNAEIPEYTPSNDLDSGAMDAGLRIMFHYPTEPPYPKELGFSVSAGDHSFISMRHEKITSLPWPYTECETDGGDIITHFGHYSLQACRIECETLVVEAECGCRLPEMPGDADVCSPADVHECAHPTLVDFISGNLNSSDTCECFSPCLVENYPFTLSTSKLRPLFLEALYANTSTNFTSDYISENIAVVSIYYEALNFQTIDMLPEYTFATLLAVLGGNLGLFLGASFLTIAQLGEYFLDEMIGWCICTKSKESEEERNGGNKVEPSPTVKTTDAWGA from the exons ATGGGATGCCGACCTGGAAGATGCCACCTTCGTCGATGGGCCGCGGACACTTCCGATCTACATGGTCTCAAACACATAGCAGGATCTGGAAACACATTCCGACGTCTCATCTGGCTGTGCCTCTTCTTAACTGCACTTGGTTTCTGTATTTTTGAATGCTACCTTGTTATAAAgggatatatttcttttaaccATGTCACCCAAGTTGACGTCTACTACACGACTGAAGTGGAGTTTCCAGCCATTACTGTCTGTAATATCAACAAATACAGAGAATCGGCGCTTACAGAAGAGGATATTAAAAATGTCGGCGTCCACCTTG GTATCGTAGATGAAGATTATAATCTTCTTCTGCCCGATCTTTATACGGATGAGTTCAAAGACTTCATCAATTCTGTCAACTGGACGACCGTGGAGGAGGATCCCGATTACAACATGACTGAATTCACCATCAGAACTGGCCACCAACAAGAGGACATGATCGTTTCG TGTTTGTGGAAAGAGGAGCCGTGCGAGGAGACCGATCTGCAGCATTCATTAACACATCTTGGAAATTGTTATTCCTTCAATATACAAGGAGAAAACTCAAATGAAGTCGACTGGAAACACTCATATTCAGCTGGTTCAG CCAATGGTTTACAGCTGATCCTGAACGCCGAGATCCCGGAGTACACCCCTAGCAATGATCTCGACTCAGGAGCCATGGATGCAGGTCTAAGGATCATGTTTCATTACCCGACCGAACCGCCTTACCCCAAAGAACTGGGCTTCTCGGTCTCGGCAGGAGACCACTCATTCATCTCTATGCGACATGAGAAG ATCACGAGTCTGCCCTGGCCATACACGGAATGCGAAACGGACGGAGGGGACATCATCACCCACTTCGGCCACTACTCTCTTCAGGCTTGTAGAATAGAGTGCGAGACACTGGTCGTCGAGGCCGAGTGTGGATGTCGGCTTCCCGAGATGCCTGGCGATGCTGACGTGTGCAGCCCGGCCGACGTCCACGAGTGCGCCCATCCTACTTTAG TTGATTTCATTTCGGGAAACCTGAACTCTTCAGATACGTGCGAGTGTTTCTCGCCCTGCCTCGTGGAAAATTACCCTTTCACCCTCTCAACTAGCAAACTACGTCCACTATTTCTAGAGGCACTCTACGCCAACACTAGTACCAACTTCACATCTGATTACATCAG CGAAAACATTGCGGTGGTTTCAATTTACTACGAAGCTCTAAATTTCCAGACCATTGACATGTTACCAGAGTACACCTTTGCCACATTGCTAG CCGTACTCGGAGGCAATCTTGGTCTATTCTTAGGAGCAAGTTTCCTGACGATAGCCCAGCTAGGCGAATACTTTCTGGACGAGATGATTGGATGGTGTATTTGTACAAAGAGCAAAGAATCTGAAGAAGAAAGGAACGGCGGAAATAAAGTTGAACCTTCTCCCACAGTGAAGACCACTGATGCTTGGGGcgcttga